A single genomic interval of Psychroserpens sp. NJDZ02 harbors:
- a CDS encoding SDR family oxidoreductase has product MTFKNKVVWITGASSGIGKGLVLALSKLECQLIISSRNETTLNQIKQACPNPDNVAVLPFDLADYDHMKPVVTQAIKHFGKIDLLINNGGISQRSLIIDTDISVDKKLMEVDYLGTVALSKALLPHFIKNNIGHYAVVTSLMGKFSSPYRSGYCGAKHALHGFFDALRMEHEKDNISVTLICPGFVNTNIAKNALIGDGSLQNSQDLATGNGLSIAEFCDRMLTVIQKEKFEAYIGKKEILGVYLKRFFPKILHRKVMKSQVR; this is encoded by the coding sequence ATGACGTTTAAAAATAAAGTAGTTTGGATTACTGGCGCTTCTAGCGGAATTGGAAAAGGATTAGTATTAGCCTTGTCTAAATTAGAGTGTCAATTAATAATTTCTTCAAGAAATGAAACCACTTTAAACCAAATAAAACAAGCTTGCCCAAACCCTGATAATGTAGCGGTATTACCCTTTGATTTGGCAGATTACGACCACATGAAACCCGTTGTAACACAAGCTATAAAACACTTTGGTAAAATTGATCTTTTAATTAATAATGGAGGTATTAGTCAGCGCTCATTAATAATAGACACAGATATTAGCGTAGATAAAAAATTAATGGAAGTGGATTACTTAGGGACCGTAGCTTTAAGTAAAGCCTTATTACCTCATTTTATAAAAAACAACATTGGACATTACGCAGTTGTTACTAGTTTGATGGGTAAATTTAGTTCGCCCTACCGTTCAGGTTATTGCGGAGCAAAACATGCTTTACACGGTTTTTTTGATGCGCTACGTATGGAACATGAAAAAGACAATATAAGCGTAACACTTATTTGTCCTGGATTTGTAAATACAAATATTGCTAAAAACGCACTAATTGGTGATGGTAGTTTGCAAAACAGTCAAGATCTAGCAACAGGAAATGGCTTATCTATTGCCGAGTTTTGTGACCGCATGTTAACAGTTATTCAAAAAGAAAAATTTGAAGCCTATATTGGGAAAAAGGAAATTTTGGGCGTGTATTTGAAACGCTTCTTTCCTAAGATTTTACACCGTAAAGTTATGAAAAGCCAGGTTAGATAG
- a CDS encoding CPBP family intramembrane glutamic endopeptidase, producing the protein MDFIKQAFTVKHEFWRYLVGSLIIAVFAMLGQIPFTIAAIVKHIGNGGSAYDIDESKLMTILEPNLNLFLLLLSFAFGFVGLIIVVKNLHKQSLLSVTTARPKIDWKRVLFSFLFWGVISSGMVLIDYYGSPENYVWNFELNRFLILVVIAVLLVPIQTSLEEYIFRGYLMQGFGTVTTSKQFPFGFIFTILSIPICSQIIMINNFNAEEGLGLAAIVIGVGALIFEFLKKRNAFESEFNKNLVASLRRKWVPLLITSVIFGGMHVFNPEVGKLGYGVMVYYIGTGLFLGVLTLMDDGMELSLGFHAANNLFGALLVTADWTVLQTHSVFKDISEPEAGFGDIIIPVFVVFPILLFIFAKVYKWTNWKEKLFGNIEAPVIDDNSTLD; encoded by the coding sequence ATGGATTTTATAAAACAAGCATTTACTGTTAAGCATGAATTTTGGCGTTACCTAGTGGGGTCTTTAATTATTGCTGTTTTTGCAATGCTTGGACAAATACCGTTTACTATTGCGGCAATAGTGAAACATATTGGAAATGGCGGTTCTGCTTATGATATAGATGAGTCTAAATTAATGACCATTTTAGAACCAAATTTAAACTTGTTTTTATTATTACTCTCTTTTGCTTTTGGTTTTGTAGGGTTGATTATTGTTGTTAAAAATTTGCACAAACAGTCTTTGTTATCTGTTACTACAGCAAGGCCTAAAATAGATTGGAAGCGTGTGCTGTTTTCTTTTTTGTTTTGGGGTGTAATATCTTCAGGAATGGTACTTATTGATTATTATGGTTCGCCAGAGAATTATGTGTGGAATTTTGAGCTAAACCGTTTTCTGATTTTAGTGGTAATCGCAGTGTTATTAGTGCCAATACAAACAAGCTTAGAAGAGTATATTTTTCGAGGGTATTTAATGCAAGGTTTTGGAACGGTAACAACTAGTAAGCAGTTCCCTTTTGGATTTATTTTTACAATATTATCTATTCCTATATGTTCTCAAATTATTATGATTAATAATTTTAATGCAGAGGAAGGATTAGGATTGGCTGCGATTGTCATTGGAGTGGGCGCATTGATTTTTGAATTTTTAAAAAAGAGAAATGCTTTTGAGTCCGAATTCAATAAAAACTTAGTGGCATCTTTAAGAAGAAAATGGGTGCCATTATTGATAACCTCAGTGATTTTTGGAGGGATGCATGTTTTTAATCCAGAAGTTGGTAAATTAGGGTATGGTGTCATGGTGTACTACATTGGAACAGGATTATTTCTAGGTGTTTTAACATTAATGGATGATGGAATGGAGTTATCTCTAGGATTTCATGCCGCCAATAATCTGTTTGGAGCCTTATTGGTTACTGCAGATTGGACGGTTTTACAAACACACTCCGTTTTTAAAGATATATCAGAGCCTGAAGCAGGTTTTGGAGATATTATTATCCCTGTATTTGTTGTATTCCCTATATTGTTATTCATTTTTGCTAAAGTTTATAAATGGACCAATTGGAAAGAAAAATTATTTGGAAATATAGAAGCACCAGTGATTGATGATAATTCAACTTTAGACTAA
- a CDS encoding DUF3352 domain-containing protein — translation MALKKRGILSILITLFISYGLYQVYVFYFDNNDNIQSIYLVPKDAVYIIETKKPISNWDAISKSDIWKHLNTNAYFNTMAKNLNKLDTIFKQKQGTFNRIGNRDIVISAHVYAPKKYGFLYVVDLQKISKLNLLKNNLNTLINSNYTVSKRKYHEQEITEIYDTKNRETLYLSFIENQMIASYTHTLLEASIDQYSEPVIGRNLNFIEVKKQVGYHDMFRVYFQYDYLDEFVKVFSNKPGYTTETLSKSLEFSGFSFDLDDNTIVANGITNTNDQASSYLKALQKSGKGERTISSIAPKETALYLSFGFSSFEAFYDNFETIQKENPKQFKSYLDGTEQVENFLKINIKKHFISWIDDEIALLQLHSSVSESTKDVALVIKANDIDDAKENLDFILEQIRKRTPVKFKEVNYKGYPINFMSIKGFFKILLGNLFSDIEKPYYTIIDDYVVFSNEPNTLKSIINTYTNKQTLNDFEAFKDFDDEFDKRSSIFAYINTPSLYNNAYDFVDNTTKQQLKANKDYFICFPLIGIQLTPERNYFESKIVIDYQSPEDVKLNYTFTDTAIVNTPETNPTIISEDSINKETIFNIPEIYPTDLTAGEFTKKYANGNVRLSVELKDGLKHGHYKSYYSNGVLKISGKYRKDKQISTWRIYDLNEDLVYKKRF, via the coding sequence ATGGCACTAAAAAAAAGAGGAATACTTTCCATACTTATAACATTATTTATTAGTTATGGATTATATCAGGTTTATGTCTTTTATTTTGATAATAATGATAATATACAATCCATCTACTTAGTACCAAAAGATGCTGTTTATATTATTGAAACTAAAAAGCCCATTAGCAACTGGGATGCTATTAGCAAAAGTGATATTTGGAAACATTTAAACACTAATGCCTATTTTAATACCATGGCTAAAAACTTAAATAAGTTAGATACTATATTTAAGCAAAAACAAGGGACATTTAACCGCATCGGAAACAGAGATATCGTCATTTCGGCGCATGTTTATGCGCCTAAAAAATATGGCTTTTTATATGTTGTAGATTTGCAAAAAATATCTAAACTTAATTTACTTAAAAATAATTTAAACACCTTAATCAATAGTAATTATACTGTAAGCAAACGTAAATATCACGAACAAGAAATAACCGAAATTTACGACACAAAAAACAGAGAGACCCTATACCTAAGCTTTATCGAAAACCAAATGATTGCGTCCTACACGCATACGTTATTAGAAGCCTCTATTGATCAATATTCAGAGCCTGTAATCGGTCGGAATTTGAATTTTATTGAAGTCAAAAAACAAGTGGGGTATCACGATATGTTTAGAGTGTACTTTCAATATGACTATTTAGATGAATTTGTTAAAGTCTTTTCTAATAAACCTGGTTATACCACTGAAACACTAAGTAAAAGTTTAGAGTTTAGCGGTTTTAGTTTTGATTTAGATGATAATACTATTGTCGCTAACGGAATTACCAATACTAACGACCAAGCATCCTCTTATCTTAAAGCACTTCAAAAATCAGGAAAAGGAGAACGTACCATCAGTAGTATCGCTCCTAAAGAAACCGCTTTATATTTAAGTTTTGGTTTTAGTAGTTTTGAAGCCTTTTACGACAATTTCGAAACTATCCAAAAAGAAAACCCTAAACAATTCAAAAGTTATTTAGACGGTACGGAACAAGTCGAGAATTTCTTGAAGATTAACATTAAGAAACATTTTATTAGTTGGATTGATGATGAAATCGCATTGCTCCAACTCCACTCCAGTGTATCAGAGTCAACAAAGGATGTGGCGTTAGTCATTAAAGCTAACGATATTGATGACGCCAAAGAAAACCTAGATTTTATTTTGGAGCAAATTAGAAAACGTACACCTGTAAAATTTAAAGAGGTTAATTACAAAGGGTATCCTATTAACTTTATGTCCATCAAAGGATTTTTTAAAATATTGCTAGGTAACTTATTTTCCGATATAGAAAAACCATATTATACTATTATTGACGATTATGTTGTGTTTAGTAACGAACCTAACACTTTAAAAAGTATTATTAATACGTACACTAATAAACAAACTTTAAATGACTTTGAGGCCTTTAAAGACTTTGATGACGAGTTTGACAAACGCTCTAGTATTTTTGCTTACATCAACACGCCTAGTTTATATAATAATGCTTACGACTTTGTAGATAACACCACCAAACAACAGCTAAAAGCTAATAAAGATTATTTTATATGTTTTCCTTTAATTGGTATCCAGTTAACTCCAGAACGAAACTATTTTGAAAGCAAAATTGTAATAGACTACCAATCGCCAGAGGACGTTAAATTAAACTATACCTTTACAGATACTGCAATAGTTAATACACCGGAAACTAATCCTACTATTATAAGTGAAGATTCTATTAATAAGGAGACCATTTTTAATATTCCTGAAATCTATCCAACAGATTTAACAGCTGGAGAATTCACCAAGAAATACGCCAATGGAAACGTTAGACTTTCAGTAGAATTAAAAGATGGTTTAAAACACGGTCATTACAAATCGTATTACTCTAACGGTGTTTTAAAAATTTCCGGTAAATATCGAAAAGACAAACAAATTAGTACATGGCGAATCTATGATTTAAACGAAGACCTAGTTTATAAAAAACGATTTTAG
- a CDS encoding o-succinylbenzoate synthase translates to MKVTYRKHILEFKRPSGTSRGILKTKETWFLIIEHDGKRGIGECGILRGLSVDDRPDYETQLQDTCKEIEKGLPYLYAKNGEFPSIQIGLEMAFKSLESQDPFVLFPSEFTAGRASIAINGLIWMGDQAFMKQQIEDKIASGFSCIKLKIGAIDFQTELDILKGIRRNFSESDIELRVDANGAFKPSEALEKLKQLSDFNLHSIEQPIKAGQFTDMAKLCEQTPLDIALDEELIGVFDDVKKLDLLQAINPQYIILKPSFIGGFKGSDTWVNLAEKQNIGWWITSALESNVGLNAIAQYTYTKNSNLPQGLGTGSLFTNNITAPLQVEKGTLQYDTNTNWDFKF, encoded by the coding sequence ATGAAAGTAACCTATCGCAAACATATTTTAGAATTTAAAAGACCTAGTGGTACCTCGCGTGGTATTTTAAAAACTAAGGAAACTTGGTTTTTAATTATCGAACATGATGGTAAACGTGGTATTGGAGAATGTGGTATTTTAAGAGGCTTGAGCGTAGATGATCGCCCTGATTACGAAACGCAATTACAAGATACATGTAAAGAAATTGAAAAAGGATTGCCGTATTTGTATGCTAAAAATGGAGAATTTCCAAGTATTCAAATAGGATTAGAAATGGCTTTTAAAAGTTTAGAGAGTCAAGATCCTTTTGTTTTATTTCCTTCTGAATTTACTGCTGGCAGAGCTTCAATAGCTATTAATGGTTTGATATGGATGGGCGATCAGGCTTTTATGAAACAACAGATTGAAGATAAAATAGCGTCGGGATTTAGTTGCATAAAATTAAAAATCGGAGCCATAGATTTTCAAACGGAGCTAGATATTTTAAAGGGTATCAGGCGTAATTTCAGCGAAAGCGATATAGAACTACGTGTGGATGCCAATGGTGCGTTTAAACCTTCTGAAGCTTTAGAAAAACTAAAACAGTTATCAGATTTTAATTTACACTCTATTGAACAACCAATTAAAGCAGGTCAATTTACAGACATGGCGAAACTTTGTGAGCAAACACCTTTGGACATTGCTTTAGACGAAGAGTTGATTGGTGTCTTTGATGATGTTAAGAAGTTGGATTTACTACAAGCTATTAATCCGCAATACATTATTTTAAAGCCTAGTTTTATTGGCGGTTTTAAAGGGAGTGATACTTGGGTTAACTTGGCTGAAAAACAAAATATAGGGTGGTGGATTACCAGTGCTTTGGAGAGTAATGTCGGGCTTAATGCTATAGCACAATATACGTACACAAAAAACAGTAATTTACCACAAGGTTTAGGGACAGGAAGCCTTTTTACTAATAATATTACAGCGCCTTTACAAGTAGAAAAAGGGACATTACAATACGATACAAATACTAATTGGGACTTTAAATTTTAG
- a CDS encoding metal-dependent hydrolase yields MKITFYGHACLGIQIEDIHILVDPFISGNPKAAHIDINTIKADYILLTHAHQDHILDVEAIAKRTEAVIVSNFEIVTHFQNLGFEGHPMNHGGTWDFDFGRLKYVNAIHTSSFPDGSYGGQPGGFVLEGEHKNIYIAGDTALTFDMKLIPMQTQLDLAILPIGDNFTMGINDAIIASDFVACDKILGYHFDTFGYIEIDHEAGKRKFFEKDKDLMLLEIGESLEL; encoded by the coding sequence ATGAAAATCACTTTTTACGGTCACGCTTGTTTAGGTATTCAAATAGAGGATATACATATTTTAGTAGATCCATTTATTTCAGGAAACCCTAAAGCTGCTCACATAGATATTAATACTATTAAAGCAGATTATATATTGTTAACGCACGCACATCAAGATCATATTCTGGATGTGGAAGCTATCGCAAAACGCACAGAAGCCGTTATTGTGTCTAATTTTGAAATTGTAACTCATTTTCAGAATTTAGGTTTTGAAGGTCACCCAATGAATCACGGTGGGACTTGGGATTTTGATTTTGGACGTTTAAAATATGTCAATGCGATACACACCTCTTCTTTTCCGGATGGTAGTTACGGTGGACAACCGGGAGGTTTTGTTCTTGAAGGGGAGCATAAAAACATTTATATAGCAGGAGATACAGCGTTAACTTTTGATATGAAGTTGATCCCGATGCAAACCCAATTGGATTTGGCTATTTTACCTATCGGAGATAATTTTACAATGGGAATTAATGATGCAATCATCGCTAGTGATTTTGTAGCATGCGATAAAATTTTAGGATATCATTTTGATACGTTTGGTTATATCGAAATTGATCATGAAGCAGGTAAGCGTAAGTTTTTTGAAAAAGACAAAGACCTAATGCTTTTAGAAATTGGAGAGAGTTTAGAGCTGTAA
- a CDS encoding VIT domain-containing protein, with amino-acid sequence MKLLKLFFLFISVTLSAQEVPRIKLQDSTFLALKKLEVKTEVVGNIATTTYTMKFYNGTDRVLEGELAFPLGQGQSVTNFAMDVNGKMRDAVIVEKELGRVAYESTIRQTIDPGLLEMTKGNNYKARVYPIPAKGYKRLSITFEQEMIASDGKHRYTIPFNFQEPLDFSLDVLVYNVAQNPKVKSDNPYKLKFKTNEGILKASVKETKALVNTAVVLEFPVGNTESVTTYDNYFNVYKLFKPQTRLKQKPKTISLYWDASYSMKFRKLEAEMKLLDSYFDYLDTVQVDFVVFSNATNKTKRFNITNGNWKLLKKEIESIVYDGGTSYLDLKNTSNDEILFFSDGMFNLGELQDGFKGNLYTINAVDSANHQFLEYISNQNKGQYINLNSIDTKQALNALKTESFKFLGIDSNRTISEVYPLVNTTITSDFSISGKFDTNTTVQLNFGYGNQITEQVKVNLVKSSFNSLVKRLWAKKKLQALNSNKEENRAEIISLAKKNHLISEYTSLIILDRIEDYVRYKIEPPAELKAEYKDRMANNANEEADRLEDIEDRRNQLFEDYLDLKKWYATSYPILTKTKKPQPIIDPVTPPIVQPTTTVPEPEEATSIRTDPTESSDDTIIENQIDLNKRIVSGFILDDSGSPLPAATLILKGTSNGASTDFDGKYAINAEVGDIIMVDYLGFYGKEIVVGDSNSISTMLTPSDALDEVVITGYVTKRKATVSYSVQTIQSESLESKSMSDAVQTLSGRVSGVAITNGSGEAGASPTVTIRGASTVTNNATPLYVIDGGVVSDSTFNAIASDTIDSLTILKAASATALYGSRGANGVLVITTKEGLKNNAEEINALNDKIDDDINFKPWSSDSDYIKILQAQTTSKEAYDKYLELRIKYRNTPSFFIDVADYFDSIQEKELAITVVSNLTEIDLDNHEVMRALAYKLDYFKQYDLALHVYKEILKLRPEEPQSTRDLALAYENVGNYQKAFDLLYTIIDGQLVEKDLDERFYGIEHLAFIEASHLLQTHKKEIKLNDLQKQLLKPIKLDLRVVADWNHNDTDLDLWVETPKNQSISYKNKRSDYGDRLSQDMTDGYGPEEFMIKKGLKGDYEIELDYFADDVQKISGPTTLKITIFKNYGSKNETKEVRIYRLDSEKDVLEIGSITF; translated from the coding sequence ATGAAACTACTCAAACTTTTTTTCCTTTTTATATCAGTTACGCTTTCTGCACAGGAAGTACCAAGAATTAAACTTCAAGATTCCACTTTTTTAGCTTTAAAAAAATTAGAAGTTAAAACAGAAGTTGTGGGTAATATAGCAACCACAACCTATACTATGAAGTTTTATAATGGTACTGATCGTGTTTTGGAAGGAGAATTAGCTTTTCCGTTAGGCCAAGGTCAATCAGTAACTAATTTTGCAATGGATGTTAATGGTAAAATGAGAGATGCCGTAATTGTTGAAAAAGAGTTAGGGCGTGTGGCTTACGAATCTACAATACGTCAGACCATTGATCCAGGATTATTGGAAATGACCAAAGGAAACAATTATAAAGCTAGAGTCTATCCCATACCAGCGAAAGGTTATAAAAGGCTAAGCATCACTTTTGAACAAGAAATGATTGCTAGTGATGGGAAACATAGATATACTATTCCTTTTAATTTTCAGGAACCTTTAGATTTCTCCTTAGATGTATTGGTTTATAATGTGGCTCAAAATCCTAAAGTTAAGAGTGATAATCCGTATAAATTAAAGTTTAAAACCAATGAAGGTATTTTAAAAGCATCGGTAAAGGAAACTAAAGCTTTAGTAAATACGGCGGTTGTTTTAGAGTTTCCAGTGGGAAATACAGAAAGTGTAACGACTTATGATAATTATTTTAATGTCTATAAATTATTTAAGCCGCAAACCAGACTAAAGCAAAAACCAAAAACGATTAGTTTATACTGGGATGCGTCTTATTCTATGAAATTTAGAAAGTTAGAAGCAGAAATGAAGCTTTTAGATTCCTATTTTGATTATTTAGATACCGTCCAGGTTGATTTTGTAGTATTTAGTAATGCTACAAATAAGACAAAACGATTTAATATTACTAATGGTAATTGGAAACTACTTAAAAAAGAAATAGAATCTATAGTATATGATGGTGGTACATCTTATTTAGATCTAAAAAACACCTCTAACGATGAGATCTTATTTTTTAGTGATGGGATGTTTAATTTAGGTGAATTACAAGACGGGTTTAAAGGCAACTTATATACAATAAACGCTGTGGATTCTGCTAATCATCAATTTTTGGAATACATTTCAAACCAAAATAAGGGGCAGTATATTAATCTCAATTCTATAGACACAAAACAAGCATTAAATGCCTTGAAAACAGAATCATTTAAGTTTTTAGGTATCGATAGTAATAGGACAATATCAGAAGTTTATCCCTTAGTCAATACAACTATTACTAGTGATTTTTCAATATCTGGAAAATTTGATACAAATACAACAGTGCAATTAAATTTTGGGTATGGTAATCAAATAACAGAGCAAGTAAAAGTAAACTTGGTAAAGTCTAGTTTTAATAGTTTAGTTAAACGTCTGTGGGCAAAAAAGAAATTGCAAGCTTTAAATAGTAATAAAGAAGAAAATAGAGCGGAGATTATTTCACTGGCTAAGAAAAACCATCTGATTTCTGAATATACGTCGTTAATTATTTTAGATAGAATTGAAGATTATGTACGTTATAAGATCGAACCACCTGCAGAGCTAAAAGCAGAGTATAAAGACCGTATGGCTAATAACGCTAATGAAGAAGCGGATAGGTTGGAAGACATAGAAGACAGAAGAAATCAACTTTTTGAAGATTACTTAGATTTAAAAAAATGGTACGCTACAAGTTATCCAATACTAACTAAAACTAAAAAGCCACAGCCCATTATTGATCCGGTAACGCCTCCTATTGTTCAACCAACGACAACAGTTCCAGAACCAGAAGAAGCGACATCAATCCGCACGGATCCAACTGAAAGTAGTGATGATACTATAATCGAAAATCAAATAGATCTAAATAAAAGAATAGTGTCTGGTTTCATTTTGGATGACAGTGGATCACCATTGCCAGCTGCGACTCTTATTTTAAAAGGAACGTCTAACGGAGCTTCAACAGATTTTGATGGAAAATATGCTATAAACGCAGAAGTAGGAGATATCATAATGGTTGATTATCTCGGGTTTTATGGTAAAGAAATAGTGGTTGGTGACTCAAATTCCATTAGCACAATGTTAACACCTAGTGATGCTTTGGATGAAGTTGTTATTACGGGATATGTAACAAAAAGAAAAGCAACGGTATCTTATTCTGTTCAAACCATACAATCAGAATCCCTTGAATCAAAATCAATGTCTGATGCCGTTCAAACACTTAGTGGTAGGGTCTCAGGTGTAGCAATTACTAATGGCTCTGGAGAAGCAGGAGCTAGTCCAACAGTAACAATTAGAGGCGCAAGTACAGTGACTAATAATGCGACACCGTTGTATGTTATTGATGGGGGTGTAGTGTCTGATAGTACATTTAACGCTATAGCATCGGATACAATAGATAGTTTGACTATTTTAAAAGCGGCGTCCGCAACAGCGTTATATGGAAGTAGAGGGGCAAATGGTGTTCTGGTAATAACGACCAAAGAAGGTCTAAAAAATAATGCTGAAGAAATTAACGCCTTAAACGATAAAATAGATGACGACATAAACTTTAAACCTTGGTCTTCTGATAGTGATTATATTAAAATATTGCAAGCGCAAACAACGTCAAAAGAGGCTTATGATAAGTATTTAGAGTTAAGAATAAAATATCGTAATACGCCTTCTTTTTTTATAGACGTTGCGGATTATTTTGATTCGATACAAGAAAAAGAATTAGCAATTACAGTGGTGTCTAATTTAACTGAAATAGATTTAGACAATCACGAAGTCATGCGTGCATTAGCTTATAAATTAGACTATTTTAAACAATACGATTTAGCACTTCATGTGTATAAAGAAATCTTGAAACTAAGACCAGAAGAACCACAATCGACGAGGGATTTAGCATTAGCTTATGAAAACGTGGGTAATTATCAAAAGGCATTTGATTTGTTGTATACGATAATCGATGGACAACTAGTAGAGAAGGATTTAGACGAACGCTTTTATGGTATAGAACACTTAGCATTTATTGAAGCGAGTCATTTATTACAAACACATAAAAAAGAAATCAAATTAAATGACTTACAAAAACAGCTTTTAAAACCAATAAAACTAGATTTACGTGTTGTAGCAGATTGGAATCACAATGATACTGATTTAGATTTATGGGTAGAAACACCTAAAAACCAATCTATAAGTTACAAGAACAAACGTTCAGATTATGGGGATCGTTTGTCACAAGATATGACTGATGGTTATGGTCCAGAAGAGTTTATGATTAAAAAAGGATTGAAAGGCGACTATGAGATTGAGTTAGATTATTTTGCAGATGACGTACAAAAAATATCAGGTCCAACGACTTTGAAAATCACCATATTTAAAAATTACGGAAGTAAAAATGAAACGAAAGAAGTCAGAATATACAGATTAGATAGTGAAAAGGACGTGCTAGAAATTGGATCAATAACGTTTTAA
- a CDS encoding AMP-binding protein — protein MTPSYNKVHNRFKLNGIHFSFEDLKEVAYSFIKEGELFEQEIGAFLSDWIDHNDFILVKTSGSTGEPKTITLQKQAMVNSAIATGDFFKLVPGDSALLCLPATYIAGKMMLVRAIVLGLEIESVEPTTNPVFNTEKQYDFCAMIPAQAEKAMQKLNNIKTLIVGGAQVSSRLKEQFQKVTTNVYETYGMTETITHIAVKQINGKATSYFTTLPNIVISQNIKECLVIDAPQLTVGQIITNDVVKFHSKTTFEWLGRVDNVINSGGVKLFPEQIEAKLQSKMGSRFFISSEADPTFGEVAIMIIEADTDTLNPNVFSDLNAIETPKQVYAISAFAETTSGKVNRTETLKSLKK, from the coding sequence ATGACTCCTAGCTATAATAAAGTACACAACAGATTTAAGTTAAATGGGATTCATTTTTCTTTTGAAGACTTAAAAGAAGTCGCTTACAGCTTTATTAAAGAAGGCGAATTATTTGAGCAAGAAATAGGGGCGTTTTTATCCGATTGGATCGATCATAACGATTTTATATTAGTCAAAACATCAGGCTCAACAGGTGAACCCAAAACGATTACGTTACAAAAACAAGCGATGGTTAATTCCGCTATTGCTACAGGTGATTTTTTTAAATTAGTACCGGGGGATTCAGCTTTACTATGCTTGCCAGCAACATATATTGCAGGAAAGATGATGTTAGTGCGTGCTATCGTTTTAGGGTTAGAGATAGAAAGTGTAGAGCCCACAACAAATCCTGTTTTTAATACAGAAAAGCAGTACGATTTTTGTGCAATGATTCCGGCACAAGCCGAAAAAGCAATGCAGAAACTTAACAATATAAAAACACTTATTGTTGGAGGCGCACAAGTATCATCACGGTTAAAAGAACAATTTCAAAAGGTGACAACTAACGTTTATGAAACGTATGGTATGACCGAAACGATTACACATATTGCAGTCAAACAAATCAATGGTAAAGCGACAAGTTATTTTACGACTTTACCAAATATTGTTATTAGTCAAAACATAAAAGAGTGTTTGGTTATTGATGCACCACAATTAACAGTAGGTCAGATCATCACTAATGATGTGGTTAAATTTCATTCTAAAACAACCTTTGAATGGCTAGGACGTGTTGATAATGTTATTAATTCTGGAGGTGTAAAATTATTTCCTGAGCAAATTGAGGCTAAACTTCAATCTAAAATGGGCTCTCGTTTTTTTATCAGTTCTGAAGCCGATCCTACTTTTGGAGAGGTCGCTATAATGATTATTGAAGCAGATACTGATACTTTAAATCCTAACGTATTTTCTGATTTAAATGCGATTGAAACACCTAAACAGGTGTATGCTATTTCCGCTTTCGCTGAAACAACTTCAGGCAAGGTTAATCGAACTGAAACTTTAAAAAGCCTTAAAAAGTAA